One Chordicoccus furentiruminis DNA window includes the following coding sequences:
- a CDS encoding DNA polymerase yields the protein MNIKSLSLDLETKSSVDITKCGAYKYAESPDFGILLFGVSVNNGPVTVYDLACGDAVPEEIIAALSDDTVTKWAYNAAFERVCLSVWLRRNYPRYFRGYSVTEDPASAYLDPASWRCTMIWAAYNGLPLSLEKVGAALGFEEQKMKEGKDLIRFFCTPCKPTKSNGGRTWNLPEHAPDKWELFKKYNERDVQVEMQIQERLRNYPVPDFVWDEYHLDQEINDRGIMIDQDMVSEALRIDALSKDSLTSKMQEKTGLENPNSVAQMKEYLAENGMETESLGKKEVAAMIKTAPDDLAEVLSLRLQLAKSSVRKYEAMRNAVCGDDRCHGMFQFYGANRSGRWAGRLIQLQNLPQNHMEDLEQARELVKQGDYEMLDMLYDSVPGVLSELIRTAFVPRPGYKFIVSDFSAIEARVLSHLAGEEWRAEVFRTGGDIYCASASQMFHVPVEKHGQNAHLRQKGKIAELALGYGGSVGALKAMGAIEMGLSEEELQPLVDMWRESNPNITAYWWAVDNAIKTAIRWKVPQKVGNVEFTVRSGMLFITLPSGRVLAYVKPKLGVNRFGGESVTYMGVDAQKKWSRIESYGPKFVENIVQAVSRDILAYAMRTLSHCFICGHVHDELIIEARKDVSLQEVCDQMGRTPPWIPGLLLRADGYECSFYKKD from the coding sequence ATGAATATTAAAAGCCTGTCTTTGGACCTTGAGACGAAATCAAGCGTCGACATCACCAAGTGTGGTGCCTATAAATATGCGGAGTCTCCGGACTTCGGGATACTGCTGTTCGGCGTGTCCGTGAACAACGGCCCCGTCACTGTATATGACCTTGCCTGCGGGGATGCAGTCCCGGAAGAAATCATTGCCGCCCTCTCTGATGATACAGTCACCAAGTGGGCCTATAACGCCGCATTCGAGCGGGTGTGTCTCTCCGTGTGGCTGAGAAGGAACTATCCCCGGTACTTCCGCGGCTACAGCGTCACGGAAGATCCGGCATCCGCATACCTCGATCCGGCATCCTGGAGGTGCACGATGATCTGGGCTGCTTATAACGGGCTTCCCCTTTCCCTGGAGAAGGTCGGTGCGGCTCTCGGATTTGAGGAGCAGAAAATGAAGGAAGGCAAAGATCTGATCCGCTTCTTCTGCACCCCATGCAAGCCTACAAAGAGCAATGGAGGGCGCACCTGGAACCTCCCGGAGCACGCCCCTGACAAGTGGGAACTGTTCAAAAAATACAACGAGCGGGACGTCCAGGTCGAGATGCAGATCCAGGAGCGGCTCCGCAACTACCCTGTGCCGGATTTCGTGTGGGACGAATACCACCTCGACCAGGAAATCAACGACCGGGGCATCATGATCGATCAGGACATGGTTTCGGAAGCCCTCCGGATCGATGCTCTCTCAAAGGACAGCCTGACCTCAAAAATGCAGGAAAAGACAGGGCTTGAAAACCCGAACTCGGTGGCACAGATGAAGGAGTATCTTGCCGAGAACGGCATGGAGACGGAAAGCCTGGGAAAGAAGGAAGTCGCGGCCATGATAAAGACCGCTCCTGATGACCTGGCAGAGGTGCTGTCCCTCCGGCTCCAGCTTGCCAAGAGCAGCGTCCGCAAGTATGAAGCCATGCGTAACGCAGTCTGCGGGGATGACCGCTGTCACGGGATGTTCCAGTTCTACGGGGCCAACCGTTCCGGGCGATGGGCCGGCAGATTGATTCAGTTGCAGAACCTGCCCCAGAACCACATGGAGGATCTGGAACAGGCAAGGGAACTGGTAAAACAGGGAGATTATGAGATGCTCGATATGCTGTATGACTCCGTCCCTGGCGTTCTGTCGGAACTGATCCGCACCGCCTTTGTGCCGCGCCCCGGGTACAAGTTCATCGTCAGCGACTTCAGTGCCATCGAAGCGCGTGTGCTGTCACACCTTGCCGGGGAGGAATGGCGCGCAGAGGTTTTCCGCACGGGCGGCGACATCTACTGCGCTTCCGCAAGCCAGATGTTCCATGTTCCGGTCGAGAAGCACGGCCAGAACGCCCACCTCCGTCAGAAAGGCAAGATCGCCGAACTCGCCCTCGGCTACGGCGGATCGGTCGGCGCTCTCAAAGCGATGGGTGCCATTGAGATGGGGCTGTCCGAGGAGGAGCTTCAGCCCCTTGTAGACATGTGGCGGGAATCCAATCCGAATATCACGGCTTATTGGTGGGCGGTCGACAATGCGATCAAGACCGCCATCCGTTGGAAGGTTCCTCAGAAGGTAGGAAACGTCGAGTTCACCGTGCGGAGCGGTATGCTGTTCATCACGCTGCCCTCCGGCAGGGTACTTGCCTATGTAAAGCCCAAGCTCGGTGTGAACAGGTTCGGTGGTGAGTCCGTCACTTACATGGGGGTGGATGCACAAAAGAAATGGAGCCGCATCGAATCCTACGGTCCGAAGTTCGTGGAGAACATAGTCCAGGCGGTCAGCAGAGACATTCTTGCCTACGCAATGCGGACGCTGTCCCACTGCTTCATCTGCGGTCATGTTCATGATGAACTGATCATCGAAGCCAGGAAGGATGTGTCCCTGCAGGAAGTCTGTGACCAGATGGGGAGGACACCTCCTTGGATACCGGGTCTGCTCCTGCGGGCCGATGGCTATGAGTGCAGCTTTTATAAGAAGGACTAA
- a CDS encoding DUF2815 family protein, translating into MSNAVKNPTKVITGKNTVMSYLNVNEPKVPLGGGTPKYSVSLIIPKSDTVTVAKIRAAIQAAYEEGQSKLKGTSKFIPDLADLKTPLRDGDKDRKGDEAYANSWFVNANSTTKPGVVDADRNPILDSSELYSGIIGRASINFYAFNSNGNRGIACGLNNIQKLADGTPLGGHSRAEDDFADLDDDDDEDFLG; encoded by the coding sequence ATGAGTAACGCAGTCAAGAATCCTACAAAGGTTATCACCGGCAAGAACACTGTCATGTCCTATCTGAACGTCAACGAGCCGAAAGTCCCGCTGGGCGGCGGCACACCGAAGTACAGCGTTTCGCTGATCATCCCGAAGTCCGACACCGTGACCGTAGCGAAGATCCGCGCCGCCATCCAGGCAGCCTACGAGGAAGGCCAGAGCAAGCTGAAAGGTACGAGCAAGTTCATCCCCGACCTTGCTGACCTTAAGACCCCTCTCCGCGACGGCGACAAGGACCGCAAGGGTGACGAGGCTTACGCCAACTCCTGGTTCGTGAACGCCAACAGCACAACCAAGCCGGGCGTGGTCGATGCCGACCGCAACCCCATCCTGGACAGCAGCGAACTGTACTCCGGGATCATTGGCAGGGCGTCCATCAACTTTTACGCCTTCAACAGCAACGGCAACCGCGGCATCGCATGCGGCCTGAACAACATCCAGAAACTGGCGGACGGAACCCCGCTCGGCGGACACAGCCGTGCCGAGGATGACTTCGCTGACCTGGACGATGATGACGATGAGGATTTTCTGGGATAA
- a CDS encoding DUF2800 domain-containing protein encodes MPKHAYLSASASHRWLACPPSAKLCAQEEDRGSPYAQQGTDAHELCQYLLEKALGMPCRDPVEDLTYYDAEMQEAAESYAAFVMEQVAEAKKLCKDPLVCVEQTLDFSKWVEHGFGTGDAVIVADDLLHIIDFKFGVGVLVEATDNSQLKCYALGAVDTFGDLYDIRRIRLSIFQPRRENVDTFELTKDELLKWADEVLAPIAKLAYEGGGEFHAGDHCQFCKVKASCRKRAEYAMELAQYDFADAPTLDETEIAAILPQIDTLVSWAEDIKAYALNQALSGVRYPGYKLVEGRSNRRYTDEAAVAQIVSDAGYDPYEKKLLGITAMTRQLGKKRFEELLRGLVVKPQGKPVLAPNTDKRPEFNAAANDFMEEYDYE; translated from the coding sequence ATGCCTAAACACGCATACCTCTCCGCGTCAGCCAGCCACAGATGGCTCGCCTGTCCGCCGAGCGCAAAGCTATGCGCCCAGGAGGAAGACCGGGGAAGCCCCTATGCCCAGCAGGGCACGGACGCGCACGAACTCTGCCAGTACCTTCTGGAGAAGGCCCTGGGGATGCCGTGCAGGGACCCGGTCGAAGACCTGACGTACTACGATGCCGAGATGCAGGAAGCCGCCGAAAGCTACGCTGCCTTCGTCATGGAACAGGTGGCAGAGGCAAAGAAGCTGTGCAAAGACCCCCTGGTCTGTGTCGAGCAGACCCTGGACTTCTCCAAATGGGTCGAGCATGGTTTCGGCACCGGCGATGCCGTGATCGTGGCGGATGACCTGCTGCACATCATCGATTTCAAATTCGGTGTGGGCGTTCTGGTCGAAGCCACCGACAACAGTCAGCTGAAGTGCTATGCCCTCGGCGCGGTCGATACCTTCGGAGACCTGTACGACATCCGCCGCATCCGCCTTTCCATCTTTCAGCCCCGCCGTGAGAACGTGGACACCTTTGAACTGACGAAGGATGAGCTGCTGAAGTGGGCGGATGAAGTCCTCGCCCCGATCGCCAAACTCGCGTATGAGGGTGGCGGCGAATTCCATGCGGGCGACCACTGCCAGTTCTGCAAGGTAAAGGCAAGCTGCCGGAAACGAGCTGAATACGCTATGGAACTCGCGCAGTACGACTTCGCTGACGCGCCCACCCTGGACGAGACTGAGATCGCGGCGATCCTGCCGCAGATAGACACACTGGTTTCCTGGGCGGAGGACATCAAAGCCTATGCGCTGAACCAGGCGCTCTCCGGGGTCAGGTACCCGGGGTACAAACTGGTCGAAGGCCGGAGCAACCGCAGGTACACAGACGAGGCGGCGGTCGCGCAGATCGTATCGGACGCCGGATACGATCCTTATGAAAAGAAGCTGCTGGGCATCACAGCCATGACCAGACAGTTAGGCAAAAAGAGATTTGAGGAATTGCTGCGGGGTTTGGTTGTGAAGCCCCAGGGGAAACCCGTTCTTGCTCCAAATACAGACAAACGTCCGGAGTTTAACGCAGCGGCTAATGATTTTATGGAGGAATACGATTATGAGTAA
- a CDS encoding DUF7768 domain-containing protein, with the protein MNNRDSPIVYVCSPYSGDVEKNTEMAKRYCRYAIGQGVIPLAPHLYLPAFISEETERELAVSIDLKFLEMCRELWVFGDRISSGMKKEIEYAGELGIPVRYIREEINVRDK; encoded by the coding sequence ATGAACAACAGGGACTCACCAATTGTATATGTCTGTTCCCCGTATTCCGGGGACGTGGAAAAGAACACGGAGATGGCAAAGCGGTACTGCCGGTACGCCATTGGACAGGGAGTTATTCCGCTTGCACCGCATCTGTATCTGCCGGCGTTCATATCGGAAGAAACGGAACGGGAGCTGGCGGTCAGCATTGACCTGAAGTTCCTGGAGATGTGCCGGGAACTGTGGGTGTTCGGGGACAGGATCAGCAGCGGGATGAAAAAGGAAATTGAATACGCCGGGGAGCTTGGAATCCCAGTGAGATATATCAGGGAGGAAATCAATGTACGCGATAAATGA
- a CDS encoding PDDEXK family nuclease has product MKAIRTEYKGYRFRSRLEARWAVFFDACGVRWEYEPEGYVLPDGQYYLPDFLLHAVTFNHAGYSEGHDLFVEVKGKMTAEDAEKIRQFAFPPEADGVEMWLPEKMNPLLVVGNIPDGETAMQLEMEIFNNNCFRPENYGIEAFNFETVDGDCFGAMPGIGKDRKFQLFGADSSYTGDMDPVRTERAYRLARQARFEHGERPYVRRG; this is encoded by the coding sequence ATGAAAGCAATCAGGACTGAATACAAAGGATACCGCTTCCGTTCCCGGCTTGAAGCGCGGTGGGCTGTCTTTTTCGATGCCTGCGGCGTTCGTTGGGAATATGAGCCGGAAGGTTATGTGCTCCCTGACGGACAGTATTATCTCCCGGACTTCCTTCTTCATGCCGTGACCTTCAACCACGCCGGATACAGCGAAGGTCATGACCTGTTTGTTGAGGTCAAGGGAAAAATGACAGCGGAAGACGCAGAAAAGATCAGACAGTTCGCGTTCCCGCCGGAAGCGGATGGGGTTGAGATGTGGCTGCCCGAGAAAATGAATCCGCTGCTTGTCGTAGGCAATATCCCCGATGGGGAAACGGCCATGCAGCTTGAGATGGAGATTTTCAATAACAACTGCTTCAGGCCGGAGAATTATGGGATCGAAGCGTTCAACTTTGAAACCGTGGACGGGGACTGCTTTGGTGCTATGCCGGGCATCGGGAAGGACAGAAAGTTTCAGCTGTTCGGTGCGGACAGCAGCTATACCGGAGATATGGACCCGGTCAGAACGGAAAGAGCCTACAGGCTTGCCCGGCAGGCAAGGTTTGAACACGGGGAGCGGCCGTATGTCAGGAGGGGTTAA
- a CDS encoding YfjI family protein, with protein MREFKIACAGSRKAARWANQKVTWPDLCGRLKNTSYTSETSEEYWAMSKDDRDAAKDKGGFVGGYLRNGRRRIADVECRSLITHDVDTPEMDFYERFMREFPYAAIIYTTHSHMPDRPRFRVVIALEEDIAPDHYEAVSRYLAAEFGIEQYDPVSFVTNQLMHWPSTSKDAEYICEVKEGPFLNADVYLAEHPGWEDYSNLPVSSREKNRRERDGKMQEDPLSKEGIVGTFCRVYGIQDAISKFLSDIYAPSAVDGRYDYIPGEGSCGVVVYDDRFSYSHHATDPAGGKLLNAFDLVRVHRFGDEDGKESFLKMCAFAESDPLVKEELEKEKVEQAKKDFEEISSKWEDPIPFGKYELEAFPIDALPADISAYVQAVAESTQTPVDMAGTAALAVAAMCCQGKYVIQGKADWIEPLNLYTNVIAQPSERKSAVEHHIVRPADNFEVQYNLRNAARVEGSKMRKRILERRQKAIEDKVAKGQAEPGDLEQIAQEIADFEEEKPLHLYVDDITTEKLVSVMAGNHGRAALISSEGGIFDTLAGIYTKNVNIDVMLKAYSGDTIRVDRIGRESESIMNPTLTILLMTQPKVVSDVLGNPTFRGRGLTARFLYCLPDSSVGERRFQSRPIPEKAYQRYEQRIINMLEDEYPQRPEIITLSPDASKLLTDFAEEIEPKLKTDYAEISDWAGKLVGNTLRIAGLLCRAGVCRAPEFLNENEHLEVSGGTMADAIRLGRYYLSHSMAVHDAIPQSSMYRQAEKILQMIRERRLEEFTRRDAMRFCQTFKRVDEIQPVLDFLEDMGYIASVDTKPNYGKGRPSLPKYVVNPSVLS; from the coding sequence ATGCGTGAATTCAAAATAGCCTGCGCCGGCAGCCGGAAGGCTGCCCGTTGGGCAAACCAGAAGGTAACCTGGCCGGATCTCTGCGGCAGGCTGAAAAACACATCTTACACGTCTGAAACTTCGGAAGAATACTGGGCCATGAGCAAGGATGACCGTGATGCCGCCAAGGACAAAGGCGGATTCGTGGGAGGATATCTCAGGAACGGCAGACGCAGAATCGCTGACGTGGAATGCCGGTCCCTTATTACGCATGACGTGGATACTCCGGAGATGGATTTCTATGAGCGGTTTATGAGGGAGTTCCCGTATGCCGCCATCATTTATACCACGCACAGCCATATGCCGGACAGGCCCAGGTTTCGTGTCGTTATCGCGCTCGAGGAAGACATCGCTCCCGATCACTATGAAGCAGTGTCCCGTTATCTTGCCGCGGAGTTCGGCATTGAACAGTATGACCCGGTATCGTTTGTGACCAATCAGCTGATGCACTGGCCTTCGACCTCGAAGGACGCGGAATACATCTGTGAGGTGAAAGAGGGACCGTTCCTGAACGCGGATGTGTACCTGGCAGAGCATCCCGGCTGGGAGGATTATTCCAACCTGCCTGTTTCCAGCCGGGAGAAGAACCGGAGGGAACGGGACGGAAAAATGCAGGAAGACCCGCTCTCCAAGGAAGGTATTGTGGGAACCTTCTGCCGGGTGTACGGCATCCAGGATGCCATCAGCAAGTTCCTGTCAGACATATATGCTCCGTCCGCCGTGGACGGCCGGTACGACTATATTCCCGGCGAGGGTTCCTGCGGTGTCGTAGTCTACGATGACAGGTTTTCCTACAGCCACCACGCCACCGACCCCGCCGGGGGAAAGCTGCTGAACGCCTTTGACCTTGTCCGGGTGCACCGTTTCGGGGATGAAGATGGAAAAGAATCGTTCCTTAAGATGTGCGCCTTTGCCGAGAGCGATCCCCTGGTGAAGGAGGAACTGGAGAAAGAGAAGGTGGAGCAGGCGAAGAAGGACTTTGAAGAGATCAGTTCCAAATGGGAAGATCCGATCCCGTTCGGGAAGTATGAACTGGAGGCATTCCCGATTGACGCTCTGCCTGCTGATATCAGTGCATATGTCCAGGCGGTAGCGGAAAGCACACAGACGCCTGTTGATATGGCCGGGACAGCTGCGCTTGCCGTCGCAGCCATGTGCTGCCAGGGCAAATATGTGATACAGGGAAAGGCTGACTGGATCGAACCGCTGAACCTTTATACCAATGTCATCGCGCAGCCGTCCGAACGTAAATCCGCGGTTGAACATCATATCGTCCGCCCCGCGGACAATTTTGAGGTCCAGTATAACCTGCGGAACGCCGCCCGGGTGGAAGGCTCCAAGATGCGGAAACGTATCCTGGAACGCAGGCAGAAAGCCATCGAGGACAAGGTGGCAAAAGGCCAGGCGGAGCCGGGAGACCTGGAGCAGATCGCGCAGGAGATCGCCGACTTCGAGGAAGAAAAGCCGCTCCATCTGTATGTGGACGATATCACGACTGAAAAGCTGGTATCCGTTATGGCAGGCAATCATGGCCGTGCGGCGCTGATCTCCAGTGAGGGCGGCATCTTCGATACCCTGGCAGGCATTTACACCAAGAACGTCAATATCGATGTCATGCTGAAAGCCTACTCCGGGGACACCATCCGGGTTGACCGCATCGGGCGGGAAAGCGAGAGCATTATGAACCCCACCCTGACCATCCTGCTGATGACGCAGCCAAAGGTCGTATCCGATGTGCTTGGGAACCCCACGTTCCGCGGACGGGGACTGACCGCTAGGTTCCTGTACTGCCTGCCGGACTCCTCTGTCGGCGAACGCCGGTTCCAGAGCAGGCCGATCCCGGAAAAGGCGTACCAGAGATATGAGCAGCGGATCATCAACATGCTGGAGGACGAGTACCCGCAAAGGCCGGAGATTATCACGCTTTCCCCGGATGCTTCAAAGCTGCTGACGGATTTCGCGGAGGAGATCGAACCAAAGCTGAAGACCGACTATGCCGAGATTTCTGACTGGGCGGGAAAGCTGGTAGGCAATACGCTTCGTATCGCCGGACTCCTGTGCAGGGCGGGTGTGTGCCGTGCGCCGGAATTCCTGAATGAGAACGAACACCTGGAGGTCAGCGGCGGGACGATGGCGGATGCCATACGGCTTGGACGCTACTATCTGAGTCATTCGATGGCGGTGCATGACGCGATTCCCCAGTCATCCATGTACAGGCAGGCGGAAAAGATTCTTCAGATGATACGGGAACGGCGGCTGGAGGAGTTCACGCGCAGGGACGCCATGCGTTTCTGCCAGACCTTCAAACGGGTTGATGAGATACAGCCCGTACTGGATTTCCTTGAGGATATGGGATATATCGCGTCTGTGGATACCAAACCGAACTACGGCAAGGGAAGGCCGTCATTGCCGAAGTATGTGGTCAATCCATCTGTTTTGTCATAA
- a CDS encoding PDDEXK family nuclease: MSKSRKIGSDRTDIYEKKIEQHLVRAVKEAGGICPKLVSPGMDGMPDRMVLLPGCRIGFVEVKAPGKEPRPLQTNRHRMLRKLGFPVFVLDGPEQIPGIIEEVAAWRT, translated from the coding sequence ATGTCTAAGAGCAGAAAAATCGGTTCAGACAGAACTGACATATATGAGAAGAAAATCGAACAGCACCTGGTCAGGGCTGTGAAGGAAGCGGGCGGCATCTGCCCCAAGCTGGTATCACCCGGCATGGATGGGATGCCCGACCGCATGGTCTTGCTTCCGGGATGCCGGATCGGTTTTGTCGAGGTAAAGGCTCCCGGAAAGGAGCCGCGCCCCCTTCAGACGAACAGACACAGGATGCTGCGGAAACTGGGCTTCCCGGTCTTCGTCCTGGACGGCCCTGAGCAGATCCCCGGGATCATTGAGGAGGTGGCGGCATGGCGCACGTGA